One stretch of Anolis carolinensis isolate JA03-04 chromosome 3, rAnoCar3.1.pri, whole genome shotgun sequence DNA includes these proteins:
- the dnajb13 gene encoding dnaJ homolog subfamily B member 13 isoform X2 translates to MPTSRRRERLYMKSGYRKLALKYHPYKNDAPWAAEKFKQIAEAYDVLSDPLKKGVYDKFAEEGLKGGIPLEFGIDTPWTEGYVFHGRPEKVFRDFFGGDNPFAEFYTAEGAEVNMAFGGLRGRGVKKQDPPIERDLYLSLEDLFYGCTKKIKISRRVMNEDGHASTIKDKILTIDVQPGWKQGTRITFPEEGDQGPNIIPADIIFIVKEKIHPRFKRDEDNLIYVAKIPLGKALIGCTIDVSTLDERLLNIPINDIVHPKYFKVVPGEGMPLSQNPTCKGDLFMYFDIVFPARLTPAKKDLLREALLT, encoded by the exons ATGCCGACATCAAGAAGGCGTGAGAGGCTCTATATGAAGTCAGG TTATCGGAAACTGGCGTTGAAGTACCACCCTTATAAGAACGATGCGCCTTGGGCTGCGGAGAAGTTCAAGCAAATTGCAGAAGCCTACGATGTCCTGAGCGACC CGCTGAAGAAAGGAGTCTATGATAAATTTGCGGAAGAAGGCCTTAAAGGAGGGATTCCTCTGGAGTTTGGGATTGACACCCCTTGGACAGAAGGCTATGTATTCCATGGAAGGCCCGAGAAAGTCTTCCGGGATTTCTTTGGAGGAGACAACCCTTTTGCTG AATTCTACACGGCTGAAGGCGCGGAAGTgaacatggcctttgggggcctgcGTGGGCGGGGAGTGAAGAAGCAGGACCCTCCCATCGAGCGAGATCTCTACCTCTCCCTGGAAGATTTGTTTTATGGGTGCACCAAAAAAATCAAGATTTCACGCAGG GTGATGAATGAAGATGGCCACGCGTCCACCATTAAAGACAAGATCCTCACCATCGATGTCCAGCCTGGGTGGAAGCAAGGGACCAGGATCACCTTTCCAGAAGAAGGGGACCAG GGCCCCAATATCATCCCGGCAGACATCATCTTCATCGTCAAGGAGAAGATCCACCCCCGGTTCAAGCGAGATGAGGACAATCTGATCTATGTGGCCAAGATCCCGCTGGGAAAG GCTCTGATTGGGTGCACTATTGACGTGAGTACACTGGACGAGCGCCTGCTCAACATCCCTATCAACGACATTGTCCA CCCCAAATACTTTAAGGTTGTGCCAGGAGAAGGGATGCCCCTGTCCCAAAACCCCACCTGCAAAGGAGACCTCTTCATGTACTTCGACATCGTCTTCCCCGCAAGGCTGACCCCGGCCAAGAAGGACCTCCTACGGGAAGCCCTCCTGACGTGA
- the dnajb13 gene encoding dnaJ homolog subfamily B member 13 isoform X1 — protein MGQDYYAMLELTRSAKDADIKKAYRKLALKYHPYKNDAPWAAEKFKQIAEAYDVLSDPLKKGVYDKFAEEGLKGGIPLEFGIDTPWTEGYVFHGRPEKVFRDFFGGDNPFAEFYTAEGAEVNMAFGGLRGRGVKKQDPPIERDLYLSLEDLFYGCTKKIKISRRVMNEDGHASTIKDKILTIDVQPGWKQGTRITFPEEGDQGPNIIPADIIFIVKEKIHPRFKRDEDNLIYVAKIPLGKALIGCTIDVSTLDERLLNIPINDIVHPKYFKVVPGEGMPLSQNPTCKGDLFMYFDIVFPARLTPAKKDLLREALLT, from the exons ATGGGGCAAGACTACTACGCCATGCTGGAGCTCACCCGCAGCGCCAAGGATGCCGACATCAAGAAGGC TTATCGGAAACTGGCGTTGAAGTACCACCCTTATAAGAACGATGCGCCTTGGGCTGCGGAGAAGTTCAAGCAAATTGCAGAAGCCTACGATGTCCTGAGCGACC CGCTGAAGAAAGGAGTCTATGATAAATTTGCGGAAGAAGGCCTTAAAGGAGGGATTCCTCTGGAGTTTGGGATTGACACCCCTTGGACAGAAGGCTATGTATTCCATGGAAGGCCCGAGAAAGTCTTCCGGGATTTCTTTGGAGGAGACAACCCTTTTGCTG AATTCTACACGGCTGAAGGCGCGGAAGTgaacatggcctttgggggcctgcGTGGGCGGGGAGTGAAGAAGCAGGACCCTCCCATCGAGCGAGATCTCTACCTCTCCCTGGAAGATTTGTTTTATGGGTGCACCAAAAAAATCAAGATTTCACGCAGG GTGATGAATGAAGATGGCCACGCGTCCACCATTAAAGACAAGATCCTCACCATCGATGTCCAGCCTGGGTGGAAGCAAGGGACCAGGATCACCTTTCCAGAAGAAGGGGACCAG GGCCCCAATATCATCCCGGCAGACATCATCTTCATCGTCAAGGAGAAGATCCACCCCCGGTTCAAGCGAGATGAGGACAATCTGATCTATGTGGCCAAGATCCCGCTGGGAAAG GCTCTGATTGGGTGCACTATTGACGTGAGTACACTGGACGAGCGCCTGCTCAACATCCCTATCAACGACATTGTCCA CCCCAAATACTTTAAGGTTGTGCCAGGAGAAGGGATGCCCCTGTCCCAAAACCCCACCTGCAAAGGAGACCTCTTCATGTACTTCGACATCGTCTTCCCCGCAAGGCTGACCCCGGCCAAGAAGGACCTCCTACGGGAAGCCCTCCTGACGTGA
- the paaf1 gene encoding proteasomal ATPase-associated factor 1, whose protein sequence is MAGAALEAFFSAPAVIRIQSDWDQVLRKNEEEAWLSCRSPGKTTLYGTLTCRGINSDGIPEITASEGFAVSEITKKSVLVTCPRENASTRFLAPYTSFCRIHQKSITCLDISSGGGLGVSTSADGTMKIWQAANGEIRRCLEGHVYDVNCCRFFPSGLVVLSGGMDARLKIWSAEDGNCAATFQGHKAGILDVAVVDRGRNVVSGSRDGTARLWDCGKSACLGVVADCGAPVNGIAISDADNTLNLGSPEQPSSEREVGTEGKLLLLAREDKKLQGVGLQSRQPVFLFIGSDAFNCCMFLSGIYFLGGTQDGNIYQLDVRNTKAPVRIIHRSGAPVLSLMPYKDGFIASQGDGTCFIMQQDLDHVVELTGPDCDPVYKVATWEKQIYSCCRDGTVRRYQLSDL, encoded by the exons GAAGAATGAGGAAGAGGCTTGGCTGAGTTGCAGGAGTCCAG GAAAAACAACTCTGTATGGCACATTGACTTGTCGGGGAATCAACTCAGATGGAATTCCTGAAATCACAGCTTCTGAAGGCTTTGCTGTCAGTGAAATAACAAAG AAAAGCGTGCTTGTTACTTGTCCTCGTGAAAATGCTTCCACCCGATTCCTCGCACCTTATACGTCCTTCTGCAGAATCCATCAAAAAAGT ATCACTTGCCTTGACATTTCCAGTGGTGGAGGACTTGGGGTGTCAACCAGTGCCGATGGGACTATGAAAATTTGGCAGGCTGCAAACGGGGAAATAAGA AGGTGTTTGGAAGGCCACGTGTACGACGTGAACTGCTGCAGGTTTTTCCCATCTGGCCTTGTGGTCCTGAGCGGCGGGATGGACGCCCGGCTCAAGATCTGGTCAGCGGAAGACGGCAACTGCGCTGCAACGTTCCAAGGCCACAAAGCAG GAATCCTTGACGTGGCTGTGGTCGACCGAGGGAGGAACGTGGTCTCCGGCTCCCGGGACGGCACTGCCCGCCTCTGGGACTGTGGCAAGTCAGCCTGCCTGGGCGTTGTGGCAGATTGTGGCGCCCCAGTAAACGGAATTGCCATCAGCGACGCCGATAATACCTTGAACCTGGGCTCACCTGAACAACCATCAA GTGAACGTGAAGTTGGAACAGAAGGGAAGCTCTTGCTTCTGGCGCGAGAGGACAAAAAGCTGCAAGGTGTCGGGCTGCAAAGCAGGCAACCG GTGTTTCTTTTCATTGGCTCTGATGCGTTCAACTGCTGCATGTTCCTTTCCGGCATCTACTTCCTGGGAGGGACTCAAGATGGAAATATATACCAGTTGGATGTGAGAAATACCAA GGCTCCAGTTCGAATTATTCACCGGTCGGGAGCCCCTGTCCTTTCCTTGATGCCTTACAAAGATGGATTCATTGCTAGCCAAG GGGACGGGACCTGTTTTATCATGCAGCAAGATCTTGATCATGTTGTTGAACTCACTGGACCAGACTGCGACCCTGTATATAAG GTGGCTACCTGGGAGAAGCAGATCTATTCCTGCTGCCGAGACGGGACCGTAAGGAGATACCAGCTTTCAGACCTTTGA